From Vigna unguiculata cultivar IT97K-499-35 chromosome 5, ASM411807v1, whole genome shotgun sequence, the proteins below share one genomic window:
- the LOC114184139 gene encoding myb-related protein 305-like, with the protein MDKKQCNTSQDPEVRKGPWTMEEDLILINYISNHGEGVWNSLAKAAGLKRTGKSCRLRWLNYLRPDVRRGNITPEEQLLIMELHAKWGNRWSKIAKHLPGRTDNEIKNYWRTRIQKHIKQAENFQQQSNSNSEINDHQASTSQVSTMAEPMETYSSPCYQGMLEPFSTQFPNIPDQSSCCTNDNNNNYWSMEDIWSMQLLNGD; encoded by the exons atggataAAAAACAGTGCAATACGTCTCAAGATCCTGAAGTGAGAAAAGGGCCATGGACAATGGAAGAAGATTTGATCTTGATCAACTATATTTCGAACCATGGGGAAGGTGTTTGGAACTCTTTGGCCAAAGCTGCTG GTCTTAAACGTACTGGAAAGAGTTGCCGACTTAGGTGGCTAAACTACCTCCGTCCTGATGTTAGAAGAGGGAATATTACACCCGAGGAACAACTTTTGATCATGGAGCTTCACGCAAAGTGGGGAAACAg GTGGTCAAAAATTGCCAAGCATCTACCAGGAAGGACtgataatgagataaaaaactACTGGAGGACCAGGATTCAGAAGCACATCAAGCAAGCCGAGAACTTTCAGCAACAGAGTAATTCTAATTCTGAGATAAATGACCATCAAGCTAGCACTAGCCAAGTGTCCACCATGGCTGAGCCCATGGAGACCTACTCTTCACCCTGTTACCAAGGAATGTTAGAGCCATTTTCTACTCAGTTTCCCAATATTCCTGATCAATCCAGTTGTTGTACCaatgacaacaacaacaattattGGAGCATGGAGGATATCTGGTCAATGCAGTTACTCAACGgggattaa